The sequence TACCCATTTGAGCCATGTGAGAGTGCGTGTTGTGGTCCGTTACAGCGACGAAGTCCAAGCCCCGCTCCCTCGCTCTCCCCGCCACCTCCTCGAGCGTCGAATCCCCATCGCTGTGCACGCTGTGGACGTGGAAGTCCCCCTTCACCCAGCCTCTCCTCCGGCAAACGTTCGACGCAGCTCTTAGCTGCTGCCCGCCGCTGCGCGGAGCGTCGCTGACGCGAACCACCACCTCGTAGGCGCAGCCCTCCGCTGGAATCTTGTAGAGGCCCAGCACGATGTGCCAAACCCCCGGTTTCAGGGGGCCCGGCAGGTAACCCGGCGTTGCCGAGCTCTCGGAAATGTAGAAGCTCCTCCGGCTGGAGCCGCTCCACCCCCTGAAGTTGGTCATGGCTTCGATCAAGTCGAGGGGGCCGGGCTCGAAAACCCCGATGTCGACCGTGCACTCGCCAGGCCCTAAACCCCTGTAGCTGTACTCAACCTCGATGGTTTTAGCCCACTCGGGGACGTTGAAGGGCAGGTAGATGAAGCCGCCCGCCTCCGCGCTCCCAACGGTGCCCGCGAACCTGACGACCCTGCTGAGCATCACGGGGTTTGCGTGCTACGCCACAAAAACCGTAACGGCTATGGCACCCGTTGGAGCTTAAAAACCCCAGGAGTTAAGGGAGGCGATGCCTTCTCAACGTACCGTCGGCTTGCTAGCGCTTGTGACGCTGACTGTGATCTGGGGGACCACCTTTCCAGCCATCAAGATCGTTGTGGGTACGGTCGGCTTCCTCTACTACGTCACGCTCCGCTTCGCTCTCGCGTCACTCCTTCTGGCACCGGTCGCTCTCGCTAGGAGGAGCTTGCTGTCCGCCTACCTGCTCCCCGGCCTCCAGCTGGGCGTCCTCTACTTCCTCGGAATAACCCTGCAGGGTTGGGGGATGGAGTACACTCGGGCTTCGAACGCGGCCTTCGTGACGGGCTTGAGCGTCGTCTTCGTTTACGCCTTCGAGGCGTTCCTCGGCAAGGCGAAACCCTCGCGTCGCCTCGCTATGGCCGTGGCGCTCGCGCTACTCGGCCTCTACTTGATGTCGTTCAGCGGGGGGGCCTTCGAGGTGATGCTGGGGGACGCGATCGTCCTGGCGGGCTCGGTGTGCTGGGCGCTTCAGATAATGGCGGTAGACCGTGTGGCTAGGGGGGACCTGTTCTCTCTCCTCTTCCTCGAGTGCTCCTTCACTGCTCTGGCGGCGGCCTTGATCGCACCCCTATCCGGTCTCCCCAGCGGCTCGGCGCTGGGGGCTGCTTTACCTCCACTAGCCTACCTAGCGACTGTGTGCACCGTGGGCGCGAACGCGCTCCAACTGTACGGGCAGCGCTGGGTGGGAAGTGTCGAGGCTGCTTTCATCTACTTGCTCGAGCCTGTCTTCGCCGCCGTCTTCTCCTACTTCGCGCTCGGGGAAACCCTCACCCCGCTCCAGGTTCTCGGTGCGGGAGCGATCGTATCGGCAATGGCGCTCAGCACGATGAGGAGCGGCAGGGGAAACTGAAGGCACGCTCTTCAGCAACGGAGTCGGAAGGACTCGGTGAAGTCCTTCGAGCGATCTCAACCAATGCTCCTCTGCACCCGGCGCGCCTTAAAGCGTAATGCTGCTTACGTGCTCAGTGCTCCACAATCGAGCTGGCGAAGCCTTCATTGAGGCCGCCCGAGCTTTAGGTTGAAGGGATCCTCTCATGACTGTTACTGAAACTGGGAAAATTTTTAAGAGGAGCTCATAGGCTTTCTACTGGTGGTTTAGAATTGCTAGGAGGGTAGCTCTTAGAACCATTCTTCCCGTGGTTGCCTTAGTGCTTCTGCTTCTTCCGGGGGCTATAGTCGCCCAGGATCCTCTCGCGTCTCCGGAGGTCTACCAGCTCTTCCTCGATTGGCTGAGCGGGAGGTCGATGGCTCTGATCACCTTCAACATTGAGCCGGTTGATCAAGACGGTAGGCCTGTCTCTGACCAGTTCATGGTCTTCATCCACAACTTCACTCGGTACGGGTCGAAGAGTATGAGCGAGCGGATTGAAGCTAAAGGCTTGCGCCACTCCATCAGGATCTGGAGGCTGCTGAACATCTTCAACGAGTGGGAGGAGCACGAGTACACCATCGTCCTGGCGGGTAGCGAATACTTCGGGGCTAAGCTTGTGAGGATAAGACCAGAGAAGCCCATTATGGAGCTAAGAGTGAGAATCCCGGTTGAGAGGGTTGGGAAGCCTGCAGCGAAAGCTCAAAGCATCATCGAGGCTCAATCAAGCAG comes from Thermofilaceae archaeon and encodes:
- a CDS encoding DMT family transporter encodes the protein MPSQRTVGLLALVTLTVIWGTTFPAIKIVVGTVGFLYYVTLRFALASLLLAPVALARRSLLSAYLLPGLQLGVLYFLGITLQGWGMEYTRASNAAFVTGLSVVFVYAFEAFLGKAKPSRRLAMAVALALLGLYLMSFSGGAFEVMLGDAIVLAGSVCWALQIMAVDRVARGDLFSLLFLECSFTALAAALIAPLSGLPSGSALGAALPPLAYLATVCTVGANALQLYGQRWVGSVEAAFIYLLEPVFAAVFSYFALGETLTPLQVLGAGAIVSAMALSTMRSGRGN